In Candidatus Hydrogenedentota bacterium, the following are encoded in one genomic region:
- a CDS encoding Gfo/Idh/MocA family oxidoreductase, protein MQDPISRRSFTKASFAAAATGLAGAARAQSTPSPSEKIRLGFIGVGNRGGQLIDAFLEHDDMEIVAICDVYEPYLAQQKERIGGNVETHKDFRKIIDHPGIDAVVIATPDHWHAIQTIDACNAGKDVYVEKPLSITIHEGRKMVEAARRNNRIVQVGTHRRSSPLYHRLHEVVSSGTVGHVSVGRSYRLSNMYPNGIGKLPMSDPPKDLDWDLWLGPRPARPYQDNIAPYKFRWWHLYSSQMGNWGVHYLDASRWMTGDLAPSSICAMGGRFVIDDDRTIPDTMEAVFQLPSGRLFIFGQYEASGNPALRAGEVELRGTQGTVYVSGNKYEIFPERGGQFHDRDWRMEKMEDSDAGSNAQLTAHHARNFLDCVRSRELPNADVEIGHRSTTFSLLANISLATGIRLEWDAEKEQITNSKEANDLLHYEYRGDWKLS, encoded by the coding sequence ATGCAAGACCCCATCTCACGCCGATCCTTTACCAAAGCGTCCTTCGCCGCCGCCGCAACCGGCCTGGCCGGCGCCGCGCGCGCGCAGAGCACGCCGAGCCCCAGCGAAAAGATCCGGCTCGGCTTCATCGGCGTCGGCAACCGCGGCGGCCAGCTCATCGACGCCTTCCTGGAACACGACGACATGGAGATCGTCGCGATCTGCGATGTCTACGAGCCGTACCTCGCCCAGCAGAAGGAGCGCATCGGCGGGAACGTGGAGACGCACAAGGATTTCCGCAAGATCATCGACCACCCCGGCATCGACGCCGTCGTCATCGCCACGCCCGACCACTGGCACGCCATCCAGACCATCGACGCGTGCAACGCCGGCAAGGATGTCTACGTCGAGAAGCCCCTCTCCATCACCATCCACGAGGGCCGCAAGATGGTGGAGGCCGCCCGCCGCAACAACCGCATCGTGCAGGTCGGCACGCACCGCCGCTCCTCGCCGCTGTACCACCGCCTGCACGAGGTCGTGTCCTCCGGGACGGTGGGCCACGTCTCCGTCGGCCGTTCCTACCGCCTGAGCAACATGTACCCCAATGGCATCGGGAAGCTGCCGATGTCCGATCCCCCGAAGGACCTCGACTGGGACCTGTGGCTCGGCCCCCGGCCCGCGCGCCCCTACCAGGACAACATCGCGCCCTACAAGTTCCGCTGGTGGCATCTCTATTCCTCGCAGATGGGGAACTGGGGCGTGCACTATCTCGACGCCAGCCGCTGGATGACCGGGGACCTCGCGCCTTCCTCCATCTGCGCCATGGGCGGGCGCTTCGTCATCGACGACGACCGCACCATACCGGACACCATGGAGGCGGTGTTCCAACTGCCCTCCGGGCGCCTGTTCATCTTCGGCCAGTACGAGGCCAGCGGCAACCCCGCCCTGCGCGCGGGCGAGGTGGAGTTGCGCGGCACCCAGGGCACGGTCTACGTCAGCGGCAACAAGTACGAGATCTTCCCCGAGCGCGGCGGACAGTTCCACGATCGCGACTGGCGCATGGAGAAGATGGAAGATTCCGACGCGGGCAGCAACGCCCAGTTGACCGCGCACCACGCCCGGAACTTCCTCGATTGCGTCCGCTCCCGCGAACTGCCCAACGCCGACGTCGAAATCGGCCACCGCTCGACCACCTTCAGCCTCCTCGCAAACATCTCGCTCGCCACCGGCATCCGGCTGGAGTGGGACGCGGAAAAGGAACAGATCACCAACAGCAAGGAAGCCAACGACCTGCTCCACTACGAATATCGGGGCGACTGGAAGTTGAGTTGA
- a CDS encoding isochorismatase family protein, producing MPFINLATRAMALAALAMLLAPLASAEPLALHTRGLVKTSEWVPPPKGHTKLDPPVSQRPYTFVYKTAEWDPAKTAIIVCDMWDTLKNQIPADRVAELAPRMNGVLQAARARGVLIIHAPSGTTDFYAGTPQRARCLNAAPVETDPPLQWNHLNPDREAPLPIDDSDNGWEGPLIEEQKQTRQHPAIEIGEEDAIGEGKEVYYLLKERGIENVILMGVHTNMCILGRPFGIRQLSYLGMNVLLMRDMTDSLYNPEMAPKVSHYRGTELVIEHIEKYWCPTVLSTDFTGEPAFRFKGDPRPHVVFVVSDDHYHADKTLPEFAQILREEHGIHATVLHGEGGHNIPGTENLQTADAAVVYVRRLGPPPAQIQALKDYVASGKPLVALRTASHAFKLKNAPDGSYEVPEGQAEWPDFDPAILGGSYRGHEANDLESDIRNINNDHPIMEGVEPAEWHSKGSLYNAAPIADDAILLQEGTVPGVVEPVTWIREATDGRGKVFYTSLGYPDDFQEPAFRRLLVNAIDWALGRR from the coding sequence ATGCCATTCATTAACCTCGCAACGCGCGCCATGGCCCTCGCGGCCCTCGCAATGCTCCTCGCACCCCTGGCCTCCGCCGAACCCCTCGCCCTCCACACCCGCGGCCTGGTAAAGACCTCGGAATGGGTTCCGCCGCCGAAGGGCCACACCAAGCTCGATCCGCCCGTCAGCCAGCGCCCCTACACCTTCGTCTACAAAACCGCCGAATGGGACCCGGCCAAGACGGCCATCATCGTGTGCGACATGTGGGACACATTGAAGAATCAGATCCCCGCCGACCGCGTCGCCGAGCTGGCCCCGCGCATGAACGGCGTGCTCCAGGCCGCCCGCGCGCGCGGCGTGCTCATCATCCACGCCCCCAGCGGCACAACCGACTTCTACGCCGGCACGCCCCAGCGCGCGCGCTGCCTCAACGCCGCGCCCGTCGAGACCGACCCGCCCCTCCAGTGGAACCACCTCAACCCCGACCGCGAGGCGCCGCTCCCCATCGACGATTCCGACAACGGGTGGGAGGGCCCCCTCATCGAAGAGCAGAAACAGACCCGCCAGCACCCCGCCATCGAAATCGGCGAGGAAGACGCCATCGGCGAGGGTAAGGAAGTCTACTACCTGCTCAAAGAGCGCGGCATCGAGAACGTCATCCTCATGGGTGTCCACACCAACATGTGCATCCTTGGCCGCCCCTTCGGAATCCGCCAGTTGTCCTACCTGGGGATGAACGTGCTCCTCATGCGCGACATGACCGACAGCCTCTACAACCCCGAAATGGCGCCGAAGGTCAGCCACTACCGCGGCACGGAACTGGTCATTGAGCACATCGAAAAATACTGGTGCCCCACCGTGCTCAGCACCGACTTCACCGGCGAGCCCGCCTTCCGATTCAAGGGCGACCCGCGCCCGCACGTGGTCTTCGTCGTGAGCGACGACCACTACCACGCCGACAAGACCCTGCCCGAATTCGCGCAGATCCTCCGTGAGGAACACGGCATCCACGCCACGGTGCTCCACGGCGAGGGCGGGCACAACATCCCCGGCACGGAAAACCTCCAGACTGCCGACGCCGCCGTGGTCTACGTGCGCCGCCTCGGCCCGCCCCCGGCCCAGATCCAGGCCCTGAAGGACTACGTGGCCTCCGGCAAGCCCCTCGTCGCACTCCGCACCGCCAGCCACGCCTTCAAACTCAAGAACGCGCCCGACGGCAGCTACGAGGTCCCCGAGGGCCAGGCCGAATGGCCCGACTTCGATCCCGCCATCCTCGGCGGCAGTTATCGCGGCCACGAGGCCAACGACCTGGAATCCGACATCCGCAACATAAACAACGACCACCCCATCATGGAGGGCGTCGAACCCGCCGAATGGCACAGCAAGGGCTCCCTCTACAACGCCGCCCCCATCGCGGACGACGCCATCCTGCTCCAGGAAGGCACGGTCCCCGGCGTCGTCGAGCCCGTCACCTGGATCCGCGAAGCCACGGACGGCCGAGGCAAGGTGTTCTACACCAGCCTCGGCTACCCCGACGACTTCCAGGAGCCCGCCTTCCGGCGATTGCTCGTGAACGCGATTGACTGGGCGCTGGGGCGCCGATAA
- a CDS encoding DUF4276 family protein, producing MKWARLNVVVEGQTEETFVTEVLGRHLSGFSIAVSVRMVGHRGRQSRKYKGGLRHIAPLIEDLRRWMREDKASDACFSTMVDLYAYPSDAPGLKEACGLPPGDKVIALETALAATVGDRRFIPYIQLHEFETLLYSDLGKWAVQFPGRDDAIQRLKEDVAQFSDVELINDGLLTAPSKRILKFLPEYQKVVSGSVLAIEIGITRIRNACPHFHDWVCKLEELSQVVGVESEG from the coding sequence ATGAAGTGGGCCCGATTGAACGTGGTGGTCGAGGGACAGACGGAGGAGACCTTCGTCACGGAAGTACTTGGGCGTCACTTGAGCGGGTTTTCCATCGCAGTGTCCGTGCGAATGGTGGGTCATCGAGGTCGCCAATCTCGGAAATACAAGGGCGGCCTGAGGCATATAGCACCGCTGATCGAGGATCTACGACGGTGGATGCGGGAGGATAAGGCTTCTGACGCCTGTTTCTCCACCATGGTGGACTTGTACGCGTATCCAAGTGACGCGCCCGGATTGAAAGAGGCGTGTGGCTTGCCCCCCGGAGACAAAGTAATTGCGCTTGAGACCGCCCTTGCCGCCACTGTTGGTGATAGGCGATTCATCCCGTACATCCAATTGCATGAATTCGAGACCCTCCTTTACAGCGATCTTGGTAAATGGGCGGTGCAGTTTCCCGGGCGCGACGATGCCATTCAGAGGCTTAAAGAGGATGTGGCGCAGTTTTCGGATGTGGAGTTGATCAATGATGGGCTTCTGACAGCGCCTTCCAAGAGAATTCTGAAGTTTCTGCCCGAGTACCAGAAAGTCGTTTCGGGCAGTGTTCTGGCAATCGAGATCGGAATCACGCGCATTCGGAATGCGTGTCCCCATTTTCACGATTGGGTCTGCAAACTGGAGGAGCTTTCTCAAGTCGTGGGCGTAGAATCCGAGGGATAA
- a CDS encoding AAA family ATPase has protein sequence MRNRLRRVRIRGLRTIFDSDNVSLGDITVLIGANGAGKSNFVSFFRLVSWMVGSGKLAEYVQLYGPASNLLSDGQDVTRDLSGEIEVETDAGVYEYAFRLTYAAGDRFVYTEERWRFTRSGNAAPEWQERGVGHTESQLLAAAENGDETARVIRNLLQRNIVYQFHNTSDTARIRGKWATNDNRHLKEDAANLATVLLRLREERSEYYHRIVVTIRRILPFFADFEFDPHSRQQILRWSEHFTDRIFDASQAADGMLRVMALCTLLLLPEDELPNTIILDEPELGLHPSAIAILGGLVRSVANDTQVVLATQSPALVDCFEPGDVLIVDRSPAPGDNGRQGRKSSFRRLPLDELDEWLEEYTVSELWGKNVFGGRP, from the coding sequence ATGAGAAATCGTCTCAGACGAGTCAGGATCAGGGGTCTGCGAACCATATTTGATTCGGACAACGTCTCCCTTGGCGACATTACCGTTCTCATCGGCGCAAACGGCGCGGGCAAGTCAAATTTTGTTTCGTTCTTTCGGCTGGTGTCGTGGATGGTTGGCTCGGGGAAACTCGCTGAATACGTGCAACTTTACGGGCCCGCGAGCAATCTTCTGTCCGACGGCCAGGACGTCACGCGGGACCTATCCGGCGAGATCGAGGTTGAGACCGATGCTGGAGTATATGAATACGCCTTCCGGCTGACATACGCAGCCGGAGATCGGTTCGTGTATACGGAAGAGCGCTGGCGCTTTACGCGAAGCGGGAACGCGGCTCCCGAATGGCAGGAACGCGGTGTGGGCCATACCGAGTCGCAACTACTGGCGGCCGCCGAAAACGGCGACGAAACCGCACGCGTAATCCGCAACCTGCTGCAGCGCAATATCGTATACCAGTTCCACAACACATCGGATACGGCACGCATCCGTGGGAAATGGGCAACGAACGACAACAGGCACCTCAAGGAGGATGCCGCCAATCTCGCAACAGTATTGCTTCGCCTTCGTGAAGAGCGATCAGAATACTATCATCGTATTGTTGTAACTATACGGCGAATATTGCCATTTTTTGCGGATTTCGAGTTCGACCCCCACTCGCGACAACAAATTCTCCGGTGGAGCGAACATTTTACCGACCGAATATTCGACGCGTCTCAGGCGGCCGATGGAATGTTGCGTGTCATGGCCTTGTGTACGCTGCTATTGCTTCCAGAGGACGAATTGCCCAATACAATCATACTGGATGAGCCAGAGCTGGGGCTTCACCCTTCGGCAATCGCAATTCTGGGCGGATTGGTCCGTTCCGTGGCCAACGACACTCAGGTGGTGCTTGCAACGCAATCACCCGCGCTCGTGGACTGCTTTGAGCCGGGCGACGTTCTGATCGTGGACCGCTCTCCGGCCCCCGGCGACAATGGACGCCAAGGGAGAAAGTCCAGTTTTCGCAGGCTTCCCCTGGACGAATTAGACGAGTGGTTGGAAGAGTACACCGTTTCCGAGTTGTGGGGGAAGAACGTCTTCGGCGGGCGGCCATGA
- a CDS encoding SDR family oxidoreductase: MTDIYRKNVLITGAAGGVGRLLAERCVRRGAARVILWDINENALREVAEALATDGVAVEWRSVDLGDPAQIAESAAAGLAGGPVDILVNNAGVVTGKPLAEQDTTEIETTVRVNVLGVIHTTRALLPAMLDRGAGHIVNIASASGLIPVPRLTTYGASKWACLGFSESLRVELRRQAGMRVSTICPSYINTGMFAGVRAPITAPILEPAYVADRIVRAIERNQRITRMPWIVNLVPVLYHALPAPVFDAICGRLLGIYGSMDAFRGHGEPGGPTD; this comes from the coding sequence ATGACCGACATTTACAGGAAGAACGTGCTGATTACCGGCGCGGCGGGCGGCGTTGGGCGGCTGCTGGCCGAGCGCTGCGTGCGGCGCGGGGCCGCGCGGGTAATCCTTTGGGATATTAACGAGAACGCGCTGCGCGAAGTCGCGGAAGCGCTTGCGACGGACGGCGTGGCGGTGGAATGGCGGTCGGTTGACCTGGGCGATCCGGCCCAGATCGCGGAATCGGCGGCGGCGGGGCTGGCCGGGGGGCCGGTGGACATCCTGGTGAACAATGCCGGGGTGGTCACCGGGAAACCGCTCGCCGAGCAGGACACGACCGAGATCGAGACCACGGTGCGCGTGAATGTGCTGGGCGTGATTCACACGACGCGGGCCTTGCTGCCGGCGATGCTGGATCGCGGCGCCGGGCATATCGTGAACATCGCGTCGGCGTCGGGCCTGATTCCCGTGCCGCGCCTCACGACCTACGGTGCGAGCAAGTGGGCCTGCCTGGGGTTTTCGGAGTCGCTCCGGGTGGAGTTGCGGAGGCAAGCCGGAATGCGGGTGAGCACGATCTGTCCGAGCTATATCAACACGGGCATGTTTGCCGGGGTGCGCGCGCCGATCACGGCGCCAATCCTCGAACCGGCGTACGTGGCCGACCGCATCGTGCGCGCGATCGAGCGGAACCAGCGCATCACGCGCATGCCGTGGATCGTCAACCTCGTGCCGGTGCTTTACCACGCGCTCCCGGCGCCGGTGTTCGACGCGATCTGCGGGCGGCTGCTGGGGATCTACGGATCGATGGATGCGTTCCGGGGGCATGGGGAACCGGGCGGGCCGACGGACTAG